In Gymnogyps californianus isolate 813 chromosome 20, ASM1813914v2, whole genome shotgun sequence, a single window of DNA contains:
- the SMYD4 gene encoding SET and MYND domain-containing protein 4 produces the protein MALPVEEWRLCAARRWAALEPALRERLAAASLHETLRLGCGLLRPEAEAAALRRLCRRARAGKEPAAARFYREEGNRLFGRRHYGAAVRLYSQAASHELPGSPEVSVCFANRSAALFHLGCFEVCLEDIARAESHGYPDRLLPKVLLRKAECLLCLGRLQDAADALSVVENKIAMDGIMTSPTHQTLLKKLSQLKIKIHEKESCPEPAQEACGDIQRKSEIWEENDSISGASSSLSLNFDIERGRHLVASQDILPGQSLLKEEAFVSVLCPGESHLLQDSSETAWDTQVTNADLYCHRCLRQLLASVPCRGCSYAKYCSQNCADVAWEQYHRTECSLGALLLTLGVFCHVALRTVLLAGFAEVSRLVEWSHDGDNDLHNPEARCKHLSEAPDTRAGTRGIPGCNDNGQYQSSYQAVFNLLPHAEKHSPEHKFLCMLSVVAICKQLQEAGLEAAVLNRESSEKWSKPKTCEKTSGELSPELKTMAEAMLRHVLQLQCNAQAITVMQESGSGDGAVVNKKPVRLATAFFPVLSLLNHSCCPNISVSFSGTAATVRASQPIPSGQEIFHCYGPHRCRMRVAERQQLLSQYFFECRCQACLDELESDVKSVVSVRNSFCCPSCRAPMQGEDMLCCSNEACAISVSRESLSRRLRDLQQQIKKALELLRDKKADQAIKMLLKCQMDAGNFLSPEHLLMGEMEDHLAQVYATLGKWQEAARHLERSIEIVEMHHGPSSVEIGHELFKLAQILFNGFAVSEALSTIQRAEEILSVHCGPQSTQVQELQEMKTCLSELPRSILQRT, from the exons ATGGCGCTGCCGGTGGAGGAGTGGCGGCTGTGCGCCGCCCGGCGCTGGGCCGCGTTGGAGCCGGCGCTACGGGAGCGGTTGGCGGCGGCGTCGCTGCACGAGACGCTGCGCCTGGGCTGCGGCCTCCTCCG GCCCGAGGCGGAGGCGGCGGCTTTGCGGCGGTTGTGCCGCCGGGCGCGCGCGGGCAAGGAGCCGGCGGCCGCGCGCTTCTACCGGGAGGAGGGAAACCGGCTGTTCGGCCGCCGCCATTACGGTGCCGCCGTGAGGCTCTACTCGCAG GCGGCATCCCACGAGCTCCCCGGCAGCCCCGAGGTGTCCGTCTGCTTTGCCAACCGCTCCGCCGCCCTCTTCCACCTCGGGTGTTTTGAG GTTTGTTTGGAAGATATTGCCAGGGCTGAAAGTCATGGCTATCCAGACAGGCTGCTGCCCAAGGTCTTGCTGCGGAAAGCTGAATGTCTGCTGTGTTTGGGGAGGTTACAGGATGCAGCAGACGCCCTCAGTGTGGTGGAGAATAAAATTGCTATGGATGGGATCATGACTAGTCCTACACACCAGACACTGCTAAAAAAGTTAAGTCAACTGAAGATTAAAATACATGAGAAAGAGAGCTGTCCAGAGCCTGCACAAGAAGCATGTGGTGACATTCAAAGAAAGTCGGAGATCTGGGAAGAGAATGACAGTATTTCAGGCGCATCTTCATCTTTAAGCTTGAATTTTGATATAGAGAGAGGACGTCACTTGGTGGCCTCACAGGACATCCTGCCAGGACAGAGCCTGTTGAAAGAGGAGGCCTTTGTAAGCGTGCTCTGCCCAGGGGAGAGCCACCTTCTGCAGGACAGCAGTGAAACAGCATGGGACACTCAAGTCACTAACGCAGATCTTTATTGCCACCGTTGTCTGAGGCAGCTCTTAGCCTCAGTGCCTTGCCGTGGGTGCAGTTACGCAAAGTACTGCAGCCAGAACTGTGCAGACGTGGCATGGGAGCAGTACCACAGGACAGAGTGCTCCCTGGGAGCACTGCTTCTCACATTAGGGGTCTTCTGCCATGTTGCCTTGAGGACTGTTCTACTGGCAGGATTTGCAGAGGTTAGCAGGCTGGTGGAATGGTCCCACGATGGTGACAACGACCTTCATAACCCTGAGGCAAGATGCAAACATCTCAGTGAAGCACCCGATACAAGAGCTGGTACCAGAGGTATCCCTGGTTGTAACGACAATGGTCAGTACCAGAGTTCTTACCAAGCTGTGTTCAACCTTTTGCCACACGCTGAGAAGCATAGCCCTGAACATAAGTTCCTTTGCATGCTGAGTGTAGTAGCTATATGCAAACAACTGCAAGAAGCTGGCCTAGAGGCTGCTGTTTTGAATCGGGAATCATCTGAGAAGTGGTCCAAACCAAAGACATGTGAAAAAACATCGGGTGAATTGTCTCCAGAGCTGAAGACTATGGCAGAAGCGATGCTGAGGCATGTGTTGCAGCTGCAATGTAATGCACAAGCAATCACTGTAATGCAGGAGTCGG GGTCCGGAGATGGTGCTGTTGTAAATAAGAAGCCTGTGCGCCTGGCGACAGCCTTCTTTCCTGTCCTCAGCCTTCTGAACCATTCGTGCTGTCCCAATATCAGCGTGTCATTTAGTGGGACAGCTGCCACTGTCAGGGCATCACAGCCAATCCCAAGCGGCCAAGAGATTTTCCATTGCTATG GGCCTCACCGATGTAGAATGAGGGTTGCTGAGAGACAACAGCTTCTCAGCCAGTATTTCTTTGAGTGTCGCTGTCAGGCATGCCTTGATGAGTTAGAGTCTGATGTCAAGAGTGTGGTGTCTGTGAGAAACTCATTCTGCTGTCCTAGCTGCCGGGCTCCAATGCAG GGGGAAGACATGCTTTGTTGTTCAAATGAAGCTTGTGCAATCTCAGTCAGCAGAGAGAGCCTGTCACGCCGTTTACGGGACCTTCAGCAACAAATCAAGAAAGCATTAGAACTGCTAAGAGACAAGAAGGCTG ATCAGGCTATCAAAATGCTCCTGAAGTGTCAGATGGATGCTGGAAACTTCTTGTCTCCAGAGCATTTGCTGATGGGAGAGATGGAGGATCATCTGGCACAGGTCTATGCTACTCTCG gGAAGTGGCAGGAAGCAGCCAGACACCTGGAAAGGAGTATTGAGATTGTGGAAATGCATCACGGGCCATCAAGTGTAGAAATAGGTCATGAACTTTTCAAGCTGGCACAAATTCTCTTCAATGG ATTTGCAGTTTCTGAAGCTCTGAGCACGATTCAAAGAGCAGAGGAGATTTTGTCAGTGCACTGTGGTCCTCAGAGTACTCAGGTCCAGGAACTACAAGAGATGAAGACCTGTCTGTCAGAGCTTCCCAGAAGCATCCTTCAGAGGACTTAA